The DNA segment tcttcttctaTTATGATGCACGTCTAGTGGTAACAATTTATAGTCCCTACTTGCATAGTTTTTTTATTCAATAcaatataaatttttattttatgctaACGTAACCTACGTGTTTTCCAACATAAATCTCATACAAATATATGAAAGTTTTGGTATATAGAGAAACGGTGGAATAGATCATGATGTGATGCAGGCCTATAATAGAGAATCACACCGTAAGAAAGGTCGCACGTTAAGTGAGGCTGTGATAGGTGGTGGAATGACTTGGCAAGACATTTTCACCATGTTACATGTTCACATTCCGAACAACTTCCATTTTTGTTGGTACACTGCATTATCTTAAGAGTAAAAATCACTTTTGGACCATGTATTAGTGTATTTAGTGCATTTTGACCTACGTTTAATAACAACTTTACTTTTTACTATATATTTAATGCTTATCTTTCAGTTTACATCAGGTTTAAGGAATAAACCTTTGACCATGCTCACATGACAAGCAATTTGATTCATCTCAGCTCTACGTATTTATCTAAAAGGTGGACTGTTATTTTCATACCAATTTTTGTTCCTATCAGGTTCATTCTTTGTTGCTTACTTTTCCCTTTGGTCTCAAGTTGCTAAAGCCGCCTCTTCGTATGATAGTATCAAGTTTATGGCGTTGCCGACCATCAAAAAGTCAACATCTTACATATAATTTGACCATCTGATTACATATTCGCTAGCATTGCAGAGATAGGTGTCGGTCCGACGGTGAGGTAGACATAGCTGGGGTGGTGCGACGATGCAAATGATGACTTCAGGAGAGGCGGCAACAAGTTAGATATGGCTGGAGAGGAGCGGCCGTGCAGGTGGCAACTTGCGGTGGCAGTGTTAGCGAGAAATATATGTAGGTGATGAAGACGGTGAGCGGTGACACTCGGACTCTAGAGGCATGATATGGAGAGACAGCTCTAACATCTTGATATCAAATAGGAAGCAAGTAACAAAGAATGAATCAAGAGAAAGAATGCTTGTGCTTGAAATACTAATCCATCCTCACTATTGAATATGTGAAGCTAAGTTGAATGGAATTGCTCGTCACGTGAGTACGGTCAAAGGTTCAATCTTTAGATATTGTGCAAACTGGAAGATTAGCGTAAAATATATGGTTTGAAGTGACATCTATTATTAAATGTGATTTAAAGTGTACCAAATACACTAATATGTTGTTCAAAGTAAATAGTACGGGAATAGTTTGGTTTTGGAAAGCATCACAAACTTTATTTATATAGTATTTGTTTCATGGTAAATCTGAAGTTATTCAATACATGTGACATCTTGTCGAAGCAGAGGCTAAAGACGAGTATCAGAAATGGTTGCCTACTCTATGCCCGGTGTGCACTTTCTCAGTGCAGATGCCAAGATCTTATTTCAACAATGGAATAAAGCTTACTTTGTCTAAAAAGAATCGTGTAAATGGTTTGACGCTGTGCAAGAGCAGCATTTCCCATGACTCGATGCAGAGCTAAGCAGGGGAGTGTTGGAGCTTCCACCGTTCGCTCTGAAACTCCAGCCAAAAACCTAATGGCTGTAGAAACCTTGGCGTCCATGGGGTTTGGTAGCATCGAGGAGGCAATGGTGGTGCTTCGCAGGGGCCGTCAGGGTTAAGAGGGATTTGGGAGGTGAGGTTTCGCCGTGCTGGTGGTTTCCGTGAACACTTTCGACATACCCCTCCTCTCCTAAAGAAGCAGGGCTGATGGACTGCATTTTGATCGTAACATTGTTATCATTTGCACCCTCACATACACAGGGTAAATAATTCAGTACAATGCTATTtagtaaaatattatttaaaaatttatgtgttactataaataCGATAAAGTGATATATTAGGGTATTCTTTGCTCTAGCTTTATCACTGTGCACCACCCAGTGGATGATTCAACTTTGGTTTAGTCAGATGAGCATAATGGAGAGGAATCTGGGTTAgaccatattttttttcatttcgttTTCTTTCCAATTTACTTTcccgttctcattctctttattttctctcatctccaacagcttcccttcaaggggaatcgcgaagggaaataAGAGAGAATTCCGTCCTAAAGGaaatgaccctgagaatcccgtcgtgaagtgAACcatgaagagaaaccgttggagcgctgaagggaaaaaaatctcttcacgaTGGGAATTTCGCCCATAAGGAAAATCCCTTGGGCGGGGCTTACATGGATCGAGGATAAATAGATTTTGCACTGAGCATAGTGTAATATCATCTcaaatagatattttaaaaattagtcatatataatattattataacactattatagtactttctaattttttttatctccaacaactattatattttctatattcATTACTCTCATTTCTTTGTACTCACAGCCAACCTCTATCAACAATATTGCTGGTGTTACAGCGATCTACAAATTTGAAGCACGGACTCTCCTTCCATAATATTGTATCACTGGATACGTGCTCTATTAAAGATGGATGTAACAGCTCCCAAACCTCAAATCTGGCGGCACAAGCCAAACAGTGATAGATGATAGGTTTATGGGCTGTATTAGAGATGGCCTAAGAACCTTTTTCTTTCCAATTTATTTCAAATGACGCATATTTTCTGCCAACAATGAGATTCTGCTCTCTCAAATCTCAAACAGAGCAGAATGAAACCTCTGGAAACACCTGCTAGCAATTAGTGACACTAACCTACCTGATTAAGCAATAAGCAAGCCTTTAACATAACAAAGTGACACCGATTCGGACTCATGGGCCGTAAAACTAGAAGCCCGCGGGACGTGCGCTGCCAATTAGGCCTGGCCCATAAAGCCCATGTACGCAGTAACCTCCCGGCCCACTAGGGTTTCGGAGCGGCATATAAAACGCTCCCCTCGGCGAACGCACATCACTCCCAGCGACTCCACAacagaagcggcggcggcggcgcaggaggaggaggcgaaggcgaggcctcgagggagagagaggagcaccAGCCATGGTGCACGTCAACTTCTACCGCAACTGTAAGCTCACGCAGAGATCCCCTCCTgccatctcgtctcatcctacCTCCCAGCGCGCGGCTTCGTTCCGGTTCCTTTGGGTCCTTGGTTTCGTTGCGGTGGTGAATGGTGGTCGCGTAGGCTTAGTGCGTCGAGTTCTTGGTTGGTCCTCCACTAGGTGTTTCGAAACTTCGAAAGTTTCTTGCTGTGGAATCTTGCGCGCAGCGTAGTTAGGAGGTGTTGACGTTCGGTGGAAGGTTTTGATCGGCGGGGTGTCGTCGGGTGGTGACGCAGAGCTCGCCAGAAGATTAGCCTTAATGAATGCCTGTGGATCTGAGGTGGGTCGGGGTCTGTTCTCGATCAGATTTGTAGGAACACTGTTCTGGCTGTAGAAATTATACTAGCTGCGGTTTGAGATAGGTGTTTGTATGCATTCAATCGGGTACTTGAATTTAGCATTAGGGCCGACCAGGGAGTCATATTGCTGTTTACTGATGATTCTCTAGTGACCCATGTGGTTCCTAATTTTATGGCGATTGGTGACCCATGTGGCTTGCGATAAGTTTATTTTATTGCAAAAGCAGCAGATAGCCCTAGTGTGCTTTTGAAACGTCTCTTAGATGACTTTGGTATGCTTAGTGTACCCCTGTATTCTATGGATTTGGAAGTTCGGAGTTCTTGGTATACAAAAGAGTACTAGAATAGTTGAGAAATGATAACACTTCTTAAATGCTGCGTATCATGGCACCTGTTTGATTAGGTAGGGCAACTGGCACATGTGAGCACTTCACTTACTCTGTAACACGCCCTAGTTGCTCAGCATTGGGTTTCATATTTCAGCTGAAAGCTCTGGCACCTCAAACTTGTATATTATTTGTATATGTGTTTTTTGTATCTAGTTTGTACAAATGGTTATCTGTAgttctttaatttttttcattgtgGGTTAAATGGATCCTGGTAGCATAGATGGTATATTACCAATATCCAATTCTATTGTTTGTTTGTATAATGGTTATATGATATTCAATAGTTTTCTCATTGTGGGTTAATAGGTTCCTGGTAGCATAGATGTGGTATTACCAATGTCCACTTCTTGTTGGCTACGTAGCTGCATTGATTTTTGTTTCTGACCATGAATGTTATGATATTTTGTAATTAGTATCCCCAGTTTCATATTTTGTACTGAACCAATTTTTTGTGCAGATGGTAAGACATTCAAGAAACCAAGGCGTCCTTACGAGAAGGAGCGTCTGGATGCAGAGCTGAAGCTGGTGGGTGAGTATGGACTGAGGTGCAAGCGTGAGCTGTGGAGGGTTCAGTATGCCCTGAGCAGGATCCGTAATGCTGCAAGGCATTTGCTCACACTGGATGAGAAGAACCCCCGCCGCATCTTTGAGGGTGAGGCGCTGCTCCGCCGCATGAACCGCTATGGGCTTCTTGCTGAGGGTCAGAACAAGCTTGATTACGTCCTCGCCCTGACCGCCGAGAACTTCCTTGCGAGGCGTCTTCAGACTCTCGTCTTCAAGGCTGGCATGGCCAAATCTATTCACCATGCACGTGTCTTGATCAGGCAGCGCCACATCAGGTATGTTTATACGAGTTGTTTTGCCACTTCTTCCTGTCATAGATTATTATAGATAGCTCAGGCTTCTGATGATGATCTGAAGATCTCCCCAGATTGTTCATCTATTTCATATTTTCTAACTGATGGGGCTTGATGATGAGAATACAACAGTTATCTTACAACGGTCTACTGAGAACTCTTTTGATGCAATAAATATTCTCCGAAGTTTGCACTTTTCCCTAGATTCTCTTTTTATGCAGTTGGTTTCATGTTTTCACCGTTTTATAACTAATTATATGTGGCAAAGGGCTAATCAAGCCAAATAGATCGCATTTATGTTGTTTGGTCACTTGCTGAGACAATGACTTCATACAAGTCTGAAAATGGTTTCATATGTCTTGTTTTTAAACATTTGGTCATGCTGGAAATATGTATTCGTTGTAGTTTAATTCTGGATATAGAACTGAACATTACAACTTATGGactcattttttattttagtattGTGTAAATTATTTTTCCTTGTATTAACATGGTTTAGTTGTTAACATGGTTTGTTATCCCCTTAATGTATTCTTGTTTAAATAATTTTGATTCTGACTGTGATACGGTGCAGCAAATCATAGCATAATTTTGTGCAGTTACTTTCTGAGGCTTGCATCAATTTGTTTGTTATGCTGGTACTAACATTGTGACGAACTGATGGATGATCTTTTATTCCAACCGCACTGCAGAGTTGGTAGGCAGATTGTTAATGTCCCATCGTTCATGGTGAGGGTTGAGTCTGAGAAGCATGTTGACTTCTCACTGACTAGCCCATTCGGTGGAGGCCCCCCAGGCAGAGTGAAGAGAAAGAACAGCAAGAAGGCaagtggcggcggcgacggtggtggtgatgaggacgaggagTGAGGACAAACCAGTAGCCGTTATTACCTAATATATTATGTAGTCGTCATTAAAATGTGTGTGTTATGAGTACTTAGCTGAGCAGCCTGATGCTCAGCCCCGAGCTGGATCTTTTCGGACAGGATGGTTACCGTTTTATCTTGTGCTGTTTAGCCAATACCTAGCTATGTTTGGAGCTGTTTAATCTTGTTGCAGTTTAATGTGTTTTCGACTTTATATGCTGTGCAGTCAAGTCTTGGTTCTGTGTTGCTATATGATGTTTTGGTTTGCTGAAACATCGTATGGGTATGCTTGATTTGCAGTGCTGGTTTCTATGTTGAAAATGGTAATGAGTGGTGCTGGTGAACTTCGTAGTGCTGGTAGGTGGTAACTAGTTGAAAACCATGGGCGGCGCAAGAACAGAGATCTTTGCTCTGTGCTGCTGGAACAGTTTCATCTATTTGGTTGCTATGGTCGTTGTGTCGGGTGTTTATCAGTTGTTAAAAGGTCgggtttcattttttttttgtttcctttttcgtGTTGGATTCATTTTGTTTGATGGAATGCAGTGCTAGTGCATTTGTGGTGTCAAACAGGCTGGAGGATGACGGAGATGCCCGTTTTCTTTGAAGATGAAGGATTTGGGAAATGGAAATGGAGATCTTTTTACCGAGTGGCTATGTAAGTTCTCTTGCATCTCTAGCGGCGACGTAGAACAGTTGAGCAACCAAAATAGTTAATAGAGTTAGGTATAGATCGTATTTAGTACTTGTGGATACGTTTTAGTTGAAAAATGTTACCTAAGATTTATCTATACTCGTGTCACACATCTATAGCGGGTCCACTCTGTAGCACTAAGTCCAAACCACGACGGTAACACCCCATCAGGCCATCACCTTCACCTCAATCCTAAACCCTCCTAATCCCTGTCGTCATCCCTAATCCCTTTTTGCCTAACCCTAAATCCTCAAATAAGATCCATAAGACCCTCATCGGTCGTCGTTCAGCCCCAAATCTGTGACGTTGAGCCTTCGTCAGTGCGCCTCAAATCCCTATCGACGGTCGCCGCAACAACACCTCCTCCACCTGTTGTTTGCCTGCCTTCGCAGGTCCACCCTAACACAATGGCAACACCTCCTCTACCCCAGTTGTAGCTGATGCTCCTTCGTTGCCTCCTCCTGCGCCACTGGAGACCAAGCAGACGCCCAATGCCaaaccatcctcctcctccaataATGACAAGAACTCGTTCCTGCTTGCCGCCATGCGTGACCTCTTCCTCTTTGCCGACGGCCCCGATTGCATCCTCATGGCCGTTGGCACACTCAGTGTGTTCGTTCACGCCTGCTCCCTCCTGGTCTTCCTTTGCTTCTTCGTCAACCTTGTTGACTCCTTCGGCTCCCATGCCAATGACCTAGACACCATGGTTCGCCTCGTCGTCAAGTATGCATTCTACTTTCTCACGTCAGAGCAGCCATGTGGGCATCCTCATGGGTAGGTACCAGCCAGCCTCTAATTCCTTCCTTTTTATCATCAGAGATTAATGTGTCGCAACCATGTTCTTCGTTATGAATGTCAAAGACACATAGGGATgcagaaaaaaaatgatctttGATTGATTCTAAGGATGGCATGCTTTCAGTTGCCTTGTGGGTAAACGGGTATACCTACGGACGACAGGTTCGGTGCCTGCTCTTCGCTCGCGAGTGGGTAAAAACTGGCATGTACGGGTATGGGTGAGCACTACCCGTACCCACTACACTCGATTGTTATCCCTAACAGTGGATGATGTTTCAGGTAGGAATAGTTTGAACAATCTGTGTATActgcgatggaggaggaggctcAATAGTAGAAGGGAGATCGACCGAAAGTGAGAGAAGTAAAGCGTGGCAACCAACCCAAAATGATGTTATGAAATAAATACTTGCACAGAAAGTTACAAGTTCAATCATTGGTATGACAGGACACGCGTAATCCTCCTTCCAACTCTTGCATGAAATCTTGGGAAACGTATAAATCATTTGGCCtctaaggtttttttttaattcgaTTTGTTGAAAGACAGGATGATTGTGCAATTGACTAATTTACTTTTGTCCTGATTTGCTTTTTTCCCAATGAGTGTTTCATGGTTATGAGTAATTTTAACAAGTAGAGTATGTCAATAGataaccaacaaaattagtttcataatttttggagctattattttttactatatatTTTAAAGTTTTTTAGCCGATTTAATGTTGTATCAATAATCCTATTTTGTCCTAGGGGCCCACCTAGCATAGAGATGGGAGAGGATAAGGGAGAGTGAGGGGGAGCGTGtgacagagagggagagagagagagagatcgagcaGAGAGGGCAGCGCGAGCGGTGGGAGGAGCTCTAACAATGCGGCGGGAGCTTGGGCAGCGTCAGGGGCATATTGGGAACTCGTTCTGTGTTTCTTAAGAAACACATTGCCGTTCGTTTCTCATAATTGTTGTCGCAACAAAAGGTTCACATATCCGTTTCTCAAAAACTTTTCGGCCCCAAACGATTCTTGCAGTGGTGTTTGTTTGATCTCGGGACGATTTTGACAAGAATTGGCCTCATTTCTCCGAAGCAAATGGCCTCTAAGTTTTTGTCGGAAGTTAAACGAAAAACTAAAGTTGTTGGGTATTTTAAAACCTATATGTTTGATAGTCCTTACCCTGTGGTGCAAATTGGTGGTGAAACTTTTTGTTTTTAACGCAAGAACACGTACATCTAACCCAAATTAAGTTATTTAACGACAAATGATATAATGAGTTTTCAGTGAGTAAATTTGAATACAGTTTTGAGTGCTATGGCTAGCCGTACTGTACCGCTGCGACTAATGATGGCAATCGGGTGTGGCGGGCACGGGTACTACTTCCCCATACAAAGATGCTTTCTGAAACATTTCATACCTTTTTGGTGTAGCAACACAGTAAGCAACACTCTCCGGTATCTTGTTAACAACAGTACCAATCATCCCCAGACCATCTttaacaattaaatttagaatatGCGTACAACATTGCATATGTAGCTCCTTCCCTTCCAACATCTGACTAAAAGCCCCAATCTTTGACTCTATCTTTGGAACCATAGCATCATTTGTAGTGCAATTATCCAAAGTTACAGTAGACAACTTGCAATCAAGATCCCAACTTTAGATGAATTTATAGAGAGCTTTACATATTACATTTGATGTATGAGGGCATGATATGTAAAGAAATCTGCAAAAAAGAAATTATTTCAGCAAGATacaaaagaaattaatttcagCAAGACATAAATAAATGATTTCAGTTCAAAAGGAACTAATTTCAGAAAGATATATACACAATTTTACCTCAAAATACAACTTCTAAGCGTCTAAGACTCATCAATGAAATGCCTGGTGACTGCCATGTATCTCCTCTTTTTGTTATCCGCTGTTCAAAGATCAGTAGTAACAACTAAATGATAATTTGTCCTTTGCAAATAACTAATAgctttctttctctctaacTCATAATGATCCAAGATATCCTCTCTAATGGTGTTACGGTTCCAATCTTAAAGAGAGGTTGCAATGCACTAACAAAGCTACGAAACCTAACATGATCAATAATGgacaacatatactcatataataTAATCATATAATATAGTGCTTTCGGAGCTACCTCTTGATCAAAGACATAATTCTCTATGGCAACCGAACCATTTTCACTTGACCTAAATCTCAAACTAGATTGTATCTTACCATCTGTCCTCCTCTTATAAATGCAAGTTTTCAAATGTACAACCAAATGTTTAGTGCCATTCTTTGTTTCACCAGAAAGCATTTTTATTGCACCAAATGCACTTAGCCTTCCAAACGTCATTGACTAGCATTCTTGTGAAATCATTCTAAACATGAGAAGTCAGCTTCCTCTTCGAAGCTCTAGCTTTATATGTTGTTCCATCTTCAATGGTTATGAGAGTAGCTTGAGATCTAACAGGAGGAGAAGCTTGAGATCCTATAGGTGGAGAAGCTTGAGATCCAACAGGAGTAGCTTCAGATCCAATAGAAGGACTTGCCATCAGGAATTGTggaaaaagaataaatgttCAATTACATCATGTAGTGAACTAGTTCAAGCATATCCATCTAACATCTAAACTTTAATTTGATTAGCTATATGGAGCCAGGGATGTAGCATGCAGTGAACCATTTCATGTGCTTGTAGGATAAATGATCAACAACTACTGTAAGAACAAA comes from the Phragmites australis chromosome 22, lpPhrAust1.1, whole genome shotgun sequence genome and includes:
- the LOC133904883 gene encoding small ribosomal subunit protein uS4y-like, coding for MVHVNFYRNYGKTFKKPRRPYEKERLDAELKLVGEYGLRCKRELWRVQYALSRIRNAARHLLTLDEKNPRRIFEGEALLRRMNRYGLLAEGQNKLDYVLALTAENFLARRLQTLVFKAGMAKSIHHARVLIRQRHIRVGRQIVNVPSFMVRVESEKHVDFSLTSPFGGGPPGRVKRKNSKKASGGGDGGGDEDEE